A genome region from Marinobacter panjinensis includes the following:
- the aat gene encoding leucyl/phenylalanyl-tRNA--protein transferase produces the protein MTSLPWLDQDHLWFPPAEQALDDPDGLLAIGGDLSTERLKLAYRSGIFPWFSDDQPILWWSPDPRCVLFPEEIHISRSLRRTLNSGHFTITADQAFPRIIRLCANTRAEGTWITRDMIDSYSQLHKQGVAHSIEAWNPRGELVGGMYGLAIGRCFFGESMFSLETNASKVLMVHLANQLRVWGYRIMDCQVESGHLIRMGARCIPRSEFLSILRTCVDTSPEHDHWDFQWRWPGPEV, from the coding sequence ATGACCTCACTACCCTGGCTAGACCAAGACCACCTCTGGTTCCCCCCCGCCGAACAGGCCCTCGACGACCCCGACGGATTGCTGGCCATCGGCGGCGACCTGTCCACCGAACGCCTCAAGCTGGCCTACCGCAGCGGCATCTTCCCCTGGTTCAGCGACGACCAGCCCATACTCTGGTGGTCCCCAGACCCCCGCTGCGTCCTCTTCCCGGAGGAAATCCACATCTCCAGAAGCCTGCGACGAACGCTCAACAGCGGCCACTTCACCATCACCGCAGACCAGGCCTTCCCCCGGATTATCCGCCTTTGCGCCAACACCCGCGCCGAAGGCACCTGGATCACCCGGGACATGATCGACAGCTACAGCCAGTTGCATAAACAGGGCGTGGCACACTCCATCGAAGCCTGGAACCCGCGGGGAGAACTGGTGGGCGGCATGTACGGGCTGGCCATTGGCCGCTGCTTTTTTGGCGAGTCCATGTTCTCGCTGGAAACCAACGCCTCAAAAGTGCTGATGGTCCACCTGGCCAACCAGCTCAGGGTGTGGGGCTACCGCATCATGGACTGCCAGGTGGAAAGCGGCCACCTGATCAGAATGGGCGCCCGCTGTATTCCACGTAGCGAATTTTTATCTATACTCAGGACATGCGTCGACACTAGTCCGGAACACGACCACTGGGACTTCCAGTGGCGGTGGCCCGGCCCGGAGGTGTGA
- a CDS encoding arginyltransferase yields the protein MSNLRTLVFFATPAHDCSYLPDREATTMFVDPRAQVDKRLYSQLTALGFRRSGSHYYRPHCEHCNACVPVRLKVDQFQPDRGQRRVMKKNADLDCRMVRATFSERYYSLYAHYIEQRHADGDMYPPSREQFLSFLVEGATDSWFIEIMDDGKLVGLAAVDMLDEGLSAIYTVFDPAYEHRSLGTFAVLWQVEEAKRLGLPHLYLGYWIEECRKMNYKTRFQPIEALRDGQWHTMDVN from the coding sequence ATGAGCAATCTCAGGACTCTGGTATTTTTTGCCACGCCGGCCCATGACTGCAGCTACCTGCCGGATCGTGAAGCAACCACCATGTTCGTCGACCCGAGGGCGCAAGTTGATAAGCGGTTATACAGCCAGTTGACCGCCTTGGGGTTTCGCCGCAGCGGCTCCCATTATTACCGCCCTCATTGTGAACACTGTAATGCCTGTGTTCCGGTCAGGTTGAAAGTGGATCAGTTCCAGCCGGACCGCGGCCAGCGCAGAGTAATGAAGAAAAATGCCGACCTTGACTGTAGAATGGTCCGGGCAACCTTCTCCGAGCGATACTACAGCCTGTATGCCCACTATATTGAACAACGCCACGCGGACGGAGACATGTACCCGCCGTCCCGGGAGCAGTTCCTGTCCTTCCTGGTGGAAGGGGCTACCGACTCCTGGTTTATTGAAATCATGGATGATGGAAAGCTGGTCGGTCTGGCAGCCGTAGATATGCTCGATGAGGGCCTATCGGCCATTTACACCGTGTTTGACCCCGCCTACGAACACCGCAGCCTGGGTACCTTTGCAGTACTCTGGCAGGTAGAAGAGGCGAAACGGTTGGGGCTTCCCCACCTGTATCTGGGTTACTGGATTGAAGAGTGTCGGAAAATGAACTACAAGACCCGTTTCCAGCCCATCGAAGCCCTGCGAGACGGTCAGTGGCACACGATGGACGTTAACTGA
- the infA gene encoding translation initiation factor IF-1: MAKSDAIEMEGVIVDTLPNTMFRVELENGHVVTAHISGKMRKNYIRILTGDKVKVELTPYDLSKGRIVYRAR; encoded by the coding sequence ATGGCAAAGTCAGATGCTATTGAAATGGAAGGCGTTATTGTTGACACCCTTCCGAACACCATGTTCCGCGTTGAACTAGAAAACGGCCATGTTGTTACCGCTCACATCTCCGGCAAGATGCGCAAGAACTATATCCGCATCCTGACAGGCGACAAGGTGAAGGTGGAACTGACACCTTACGATCTGAGCAAGGGACGCATCGTTTACCGCGCCCGCTAA
- the clpA gene encoding ATP-dependent Clp protease ATP-binding subunit ClpA has protein sequence MLSKDLEITLNTAFKSARDKRHEFMTVEHLLLALLDNDSAVGVLKACGADLARLQEELVEFVDSTTPLIPSNDSERETQPTLGFQRVLQRAVFHVQSSGKKEVTGANVLVAIFSEQESQAVYVLKKQSIARIDVVNFVSHGISRVQGAEDQEGHDQASHEEAGEEGGASRPLESYATNLNEQARQGRIDPLIGREHEVERVVQILVRRRKNNPLLVGEAGVGKTAIAEGLAKRIVDGQVPDIISDGVVYSLDLGALLAGTKYRGDFEKRLKGLLAELKKEKHAILFIDEIHTIIGAGSASGGVMDASNLLKPMLSSGEIRCIGSTTFQEFRGIFEKDSALARRFQKIDVNEPSVEDTYQILKGLKPHFEKHHDLKYTDQALRVAAELSERYITDRHLPDKAIDVIDEAGAHQRLLPIAKRKKTLDVSEIEDVVANIARIPPKNVSTSDKDLLRNLERDLKMVVFGQDPAIESLSTAIKLARAGLKAPEKPEGAFLFAGPTGVGKTEVTKQLAKVLGIELVRFDMSEYMERHTVSRLIGAPPGYVGYDQGGLLTESVSKHPHCVLLLDEIEKAHPEVFNLLLQVMDHGTLTDNNGRKADFRHVILVMTTNAGAESMARRSIGFSEQDHSSDGMEIITKTFTPEFRNRLDGIIQFGDLQPATITHVVDKFLTELQAQLDEKHVVLHVDDAAKVWLAEKGYDVTMGARPMARLIQDKIKRPLAEQILFGRLSERGGDVHIHLKDDELHFEYEDEPAEAV, from the coding sequence ATGCTGAGCAAAGATCTTGAAATTACACTGAATACGGCTTTTAAAAGTGCCCGTGACAAGCGTCATGAATTCATGACGGTGGAGCATCTTTTGCTGGCCTTGCTCGATAACGATTCGGCAGTGGGCGTCCTGAAAGCGTGTGGTGCAGATCTGGCCCGGCTTCAGGAAGAACTCGTAGAGTTTGTGGATTCAACCACACCACTGATCCCCAGCAACGACAGCGAGCGGGAAACACAACCCACGCTCGGATTCCAGCGCGTGCTTCAACGCGCTGTCTTTCACGTGCAATCCTCTGGCAAGAAAGAGGTGACCGGCGCCAACGTGCTGGTAGCTATCTTCAGTGAACAGGAAAGCCAGGCGGTCTATGTGCTCAAGAAACAGAGCATTGCCCGCATTGACGTGGTGAATTTTGTTTCTCATGGCATCTCCCGCGTTCAGGGTGCCGAGGATCAGGAAGGTCATGACCAGGCTTCTCACGAGGAAGCCGGAGAGGAAGGCGGTGCTTCGCGCCCGCTTGAAAGCTATGCAACCAATCTCAACGAGCAGGCACGCCAGGGTCGCATTGATCCGCTGATCGGCCGTGAACATGAAGTTGAGCGGGTAGTGCAGATCCTGGTTCGCCGTCGCAAGAATAACCCGCTGCTGGTGGGCGAAGCCGGCGTGGGCAAGACTGCGATTGCCGAAGGTCTGGCCAAGCGGATTGTGGATGGCCAGGTGCCGGATATCATCTCGGATGGCGTGGTCTACTCGCTGGATCTGGGTGCATTACTGGCAGGAACCAAGTACCGGGGCGATTTCGAGAAGCGTCTCAAGGGCTTGCTTGCGGAGCTCAAGAAAGAGAAGCACGCGATCCTGTTTATTGACGAAATCCACACCATCATCGGTGCCGGGTCAGCTTCTGGCGGTGTCATGGATGCCTCCAATCTGCTAAAGCCCATGTTGAGCTCGGGGGAAATCCGCTGCATCGGCTCCACCACATTCCAGGAATTCCGTGGCATCTTCGAAAAAGACAGCGCACTGGCCCGTCGCTTCCAGAAAATCGATGTGAACGAGCCCAGTGTTGAGGATACTTACCAGATCCTCAAGGGGTTGAAGCCCCACTTCGAGAAGCACCATGACCTGAAATACACAGACCAGGCGCTTCGCGTGGCGGCAGAACTGTCGGAACGTTACATCACCGATCGTCATCTGCCGGACAAGGCTATTGATGTGATCGATGAAGCCGGCGCGCATCAGCGCCTGCTCCCGATCGCCAAGCGCAAGAAAACCCTCGACGTGTCGGAAATCGAGGATGTGGTGGCTAACATCGCCCGCATTCCGCCGAAGAACGTGTCCACCAGCGACAAGGATCTGCTCCGCAACCTGGAGCGGGACCTCAAGATGGTGGTCTTCGGTCAGGACCCGGCCATTGAGTCACTGTCCACAGCCATCAAGCTGGCTCGCGCCGGCCTGAAGGCACCGGAAAAGCCGGAAGGTGCCTTCCTCTTTGCCGGCCCTACGGGTGTGGGCAAAACGGAAGTGACCAAGCAGCTCGCCAAGGTGCTGGGCATCGAGCTGGTGCGGTTCGACATGTCGGAGTACATGGAGCGCCATACTGTCTCGAGGCTGATTGGTGCACCTCCGGGCTATGTAGGGTACGACCAGGGCGGCCTGCTGACGGAATCCGTGAGCAAGCATCCCCACTGTGTGCTACTGCTGGATGAGATTGAAAAGGCCCATCCGGAAGTCTTCAACCTGCTGTTGCAGGTAATGGACCACGGCACGCTGACGGATAACAACGGCCGCAAGGCGGATTTCCGCCATGTGATCCTGGTGATGACCACTAACGCCGGTGCCGAGAGTATGGCCCGCCGTTCCATTGGCTTCAGTGAGCAGGACCACAGCAGTGACGGTATGGAAATCATTACCAAAACCTTCACACCGGAGTTCCGCAACCGTCTGGATGGCATAATCCAGTTCGGCGATCTCCAGCCGGCCACCATCACCCACGTGGTGGACAAGTTCCTCACCGAACTGCAGGCCCAGCTGGACGAGAAGCACGTTGTGCTTCATGTGGATGATGCTGCGAAGGTGTGGCTGGCAGAGAAGGGCTACGATGTGACCATGGGTGCACGCCCAATGGCACGCCTGATCCAGGATAAGATCAAGCGGCCTTTGGCTGAACAGATTCTGTTTGGTCGCCTGTCAGAACGTGGCGGTGACGTGCATATTCATCTCAAGGACGATGAACTGCATTTCGAGTATGAGGACGAGCCGGCCGAGGCGGTCTGA
- the clpS gene encoding ATP-dependent Clp protease adapter ClpS, with amino-acid sequence MRTIQNSLLVLNQGEDEQPGRQDDVSVAPEKPALKRPARFRVLLLNDDYTPMDFVVDVLMTFFGMNEEKATQVMLLVHTQGKAVCGVYTRDIAETKAAQVNQYSSECEHPLLCEIERAD; translated from the coding sequence ATGCGGACTATCCAGAATTCTCTACTAGTATTAAATCAGGGAGAGGACGAACAGCCCGGGCGTCAGGACGACGTCAGCGTTGCTCCCGAGAAGCCTGCTCTCAAGCGTCCGGCACGCTTCAGGGTGCTGCTTCTGAACGACGATTACACACCCATGGATTTCGTTGTGGATGTGTTGATGACATTCTTCGGAATGAATGAAGAAAAGGCGACGCAGGTGATGCTGCTCGTCCATACGCAGGGAAAAGCCGTATGCGGGGTATATACCCGGGACATCGCGGAAACAAAGGCGGCACAGGTGAACCAGTATTCTTCGGAATGCGAGCATCCGCTCCTTTGCGAGATTGAACGTGCGGACTGA
- a CDS encoding cold shock domain-containing protein, with protein MPRGKVKWFNNAKGYGFIIEEGCSDDLFAHFSSVQMEGYKTLKAGQPVTFEKKPSDKGIHAVNIVPEEQPEKQGSSESTSEKKPGSDSNDARQDQGSDYQDQPRAANG; from the coding sequence ATGCCAAGAGGCAAAGTAAAGTGGTTCAACAATGCCAAGGGTTATGGCTTCATAATCGAAGAGGGCTGCAGTGACGATCTGTTTGCTCACTTCTCTTCAGTGCAAATGGAAGGTTACAAAACCTTAAAGGCCGGCCAGCCCGTTACCTTTGAGAAAAAACCCAGTGACAAAGGGATCCACGCGGTCAATATTGTCCCTGAAGAGCAGCCGGAAAAGCAGGGTTCGTCGGAAAGCACTTCCGAAAAGAAGCCCGGCAGTGACAGTAACGATGCCCGGCAGGACCAGGGCAGCGACTATCAGGATCAGCCTCGCGCCGCAAACGGCTGA
- a CDS encoding pseudouridine synthase — MAMLILFNKPFRVMCQFTDEKGGTDGNRRATLADWINIPGVYPAGRLDFESEGLLLLTDNGQLQHRIASPRQKMPKTYWVQVEGDISDDALQQLRKGVELKDCKTRPAEVTPMEPPNLWPRNPPVRYRESVPTSWIQMTITEGRNRQVRRMTAAVGFPTLRLVRYGIGDWSLEGLAPGESRAVTVHAPATRSQKTERKPKKSRKPSARRSPRP, encoded by the coding sequence ATGGCGATGCTGATCCTGTTTAACAAGCCTTTCCGGGTTATGTGCCAGTTTACCGACGAAAAAGGCGGTACCGACGGCAACCGCCGCGCCACCCTTGCAGACTGGATCAACATCCCTGGTGTCTACCCTGCCGGCCGTCTGGACTTCGAATCCGAGGGCCTTTTACTGTTGACGGACAACGGTCAGCTGCAGCATCGCATCGCGTCTCCACGGCAAAAAATGCCAAAAACCTACTGGGTTCAGGTGGAGGGCGACATATCCGACGATGCACTGCAGCAACTGCGTAAAGGGGTTGAGCTGAAGGATTGCAAAACCCGCCCGGCAGAGGTGACACCCATGGAACCACCGAACCTCTGGCCGCGGAACCCGCCGGTCAGGTACCGGGAATCGGTTCCGACCAGCTGGATACAAATGACCATTACCGAGGGCAGGAACCGTCAGGTTCGACGCATGACCGCCGCCGTAGGCTTCCCTACCCTGCGACTGGTTCGCTATGGTATTGGTGACTGGTCCCTGGAAGGGCTCGCGCCTGGAGAATCCAGGGCCGTAACAGTTCACGCGCCGGCAACCCGTTCGCAGAAAACCGAACGAAAGCCAAAAAAATCCCGTAAACCGTCCGCACGGAGAAGCCCTCGCCCATGA
- a CDS encoding NUDIX hydrolase, whose product MTWTPHATVAVIVEDAQGRFLLVEEVSHGQVVFNQPAGHVEEGERIIDALLRETLEETGWQVEPEYFLGVYTYKAPANGVTYYRFCFSARALARVSRELDDGIIAAHWLTPEEIRQQSDKLRSPLVMQCIDDYRNGRRFPLEVIVEPQT is encoded by the coding sequence ATGACCTGGACGCCCCACGCCACCGTTGCTGTTATTGTTGAAGATGCTCAGGGCCGGTTCCTGCTGGTGGAAGAGGTCAGTCATGGCCAGGTTGTTTTCAACCAGCCAGCAGGGCATGTGGAGGAAGGCGAAAGAATCATTGATGCCCTGCTCCGGGAAACCCTCGAAGAGACCGGCTGGCAGGTGGAACCTGAATATTTCCTCGGCGTTTACACCTACAAAGCGCCGGCAAACGGCGTTACCTACTACCGTTTCTGTTTCTCGGCCAGGGCCCTGGCGAGGGTCAGCCGGGAACTGGATGATGGCATTATTGCCGCTCACTGGCTGACTCCGGAGGAAATCCGTCAGCAGTCCGACAAGCTCCGCAGCCCGCTGGTGATGCAGTGCATAGACGATTACCGAAACGGACGCCGCTTTCCCCTGGAAGTCATTGTCGAACCGCAGACGTAA
- the mnmA gene encoding tRNA 2-thiouridine(34) synthase MnmA, producing the protein MLESAPLNPTDPDMTKAPENTRVIVGMSGGVDSSVAAWLLKDQGYQVEGLFMKNWDEDDGTEYCTAMTDLADARAVADTIGITLHTASFAAEYWDRVFEHFLSEYRAGRTPNPDILCNKEVKFRAFLDYAVTLGADYIATGHYTRQRPLNDGSGKAELLKGLDPNKDQSYFLHAVSGDRIARTLFPVGELEKPEVRRIAAEQGFITHDKKDSTGICFIGERKFRDFLKQYIPAQPGNIETPDGQVIGRHQGLMYHTIGQRQGLGIGGLSEFGDEPWYVAEKDLSRNVLIAVQGKHHPLLFSRGLISGPVDWIAGEPPAAEFRCKAKTRYRQPDQDCVVTALDNGFRVVFDDAQRAVTPGQSVVFYHGEVCLGGGVIEQTWRDSEQEPAAANNKSEGAGA; encoded by the coding sequence ATGCTAGAATCCGCCCCTTTGAACCCGACAGACCCAGACATGACTAAAGCACCTGAAAATACCCGAGTGATCGTCGGCATGTCCGGCGGCGTGGACTCTTCCGTGGCAGCCTGGCTCCTGAAAGATCAGGGCTACCAGGTGGAAGGCCTGTTCATGAAAAACTGGGATGAGGACGACGGCACCGAATACTGTACTGCCATGACCGACCTGGCTGACGCCCGGGCGGTGGCGGACACCATTGGCATCACCCTGCATACCGCCAGCTTTGCGGCGGAATACTGGGACCGGGTGTTTGAGCACTTCCTCTCTGAATACAGGGCCGGCCGGACCCCGAACCCGGATATCCTGTGCAACAAGGAAGTGAAGTTTCGCGCCTTCCTAGACTATGCCGTCACCCTGGGAGCCGACTATATTGCCACCGGCCACTATACCCGCCAGCGCCCGCTGAACGATGGCAGTGGCAAGGCCGAACTGCTCAAGGGGCTGGATCCCAACAAGGACCAGAGTTACTTCCTGCACGCAGTCTCCGGCGATCGTATCGCCCGCACCCTGTTCCCGGTGGGCGAACTGGAGAAGCCGGAGGTTCGTCGCATTGCCGCCGAACAGGGTTTCATTACCCATGACAAGAAGGATTCCACCGGTATCTGTTTTATCGGCGAGCGCAAGTTCCGGGATTTCCTGAAGCAGTACATCCCTGCCCAGCCGGGCAACATTGAAACGCCCGATGGTCAGGTCATTGGCCGCCATCAGGGCCTGATGTATCACACCATCGGCCAGCGGCAGGGGCTGGGCATTGGCGGCCTCAGTGAGTTCGGCGACGAGCCCTGGTACGTGGCGGAGAAAGACCTGTCCCGCAACGTGCTGATTGCCGTTCAGGGTAAACACCATCCCCTGCTGTTCTCCCGCGGCCTGATCAGTGGCCCGGTGGACTGGATTGCCGGTGAACCGCCGGCGGCGGAATTCCGTTGCAAAGCCAAGACCCGTTACCGACAGCCGGATCAGGACTGCGTGGTCACCGCCCTCGACAACGGATTCAGGGTGGTGTTTGACGACGCCCAACGGGCCGTCACGCCCGGCCAGTCGGTGGTCTTTTACCATGGCGAGGTCTGCCTTGGTGGTGGGGTTATCGAGCAAACCTGGCGGGACAGCGAACAGGAGCCGGCAGCGGCAAACAACAAGTCAGAGGGAGCCGGCGCATGA
- the hflD gene encoding high frequency lysogenization protein HflD — MSRSIHDQTLALAGVFQASALVQQVAHSGQCAESSFETCMRSLFATQPETTLDVYGGELKDLREGLSTLSSVLSQQSKQQDIEVLRYALNLINLSSKLRRNNDMLDVIGSRIDQARHTASHFGYSHGNLVANLASIYADTISTFRQRIQVTGEPTILQREENAAKVRALLLAGIRSAILWHQTGGRRWQLIFNRRKVIMTARELAEKANRSVYD; from the coding sequence ATGAGCCGATCGATACACGACCAGACCCTTGCCCTGGCAGGGGTTTTTCAGGCCTCGGCGCTGGTGCAGCAAGTGGCCCATTCCGGCCAGTGCGCGGAATCCAGCTTTGAAACCTGCATGCGTTCCCTGTTCGCCACACAACCCGAGACCACCCTGGATGTGTATGGTGGCGAACTGAAAGACCTGCGGGAAGGCCTGTCCACGCTGTCCAGTGTTCTCAGCCAGCAAAGCAAGCAGCAGGATATCGAAGTGTTGCGCTACGCCCTGAACCTGATCAACCTGTCATCCAAACTGCGTCGTAACAACGATATGCTGGATGTGATCGGTAGCCGCATCGACCAGGCCCGACACACTGCCAGCCATTTCGGATACAGCCACGGCAACCTGGTTGCCAACCTGGCGTCCATCTATGCGGATACCATCAGCACCTTCCGCCAGCGCATACAGGTAACCGGAGAACCCACCATTCTCCAGCGTGAGGAAAATGCCGCCAAAGTGCGCGCCCTGCTGCTTGCCGGCATACGTTCCGCAATACTCTGGCACCAGACCGGTGGACGCCGCTGGCAGCTGATTTTCAACCGCCGCAAGGTCATCATGACCGCCCGGGAACTGGCCGAGAAGGCGAACCGCTCGGTTTACGACTGA
- the purB gene encoding adenylosuccinate lyase → MELNALTAISPVDGRYGSKVSVFRDIFSEYGLIRNRVTVELRWLQKLAAHPGITEVPAFSAEANQYLDDMVSGFSLADAERIKGIERTTNHDVKAVEYFIKEKIAEVPELHAVTEFVHFACTSEDINNLSHALMLREGLDHGLLPAMDRVVDRLAELAHEHAEQPMLSRTHGQTASPSTVGKELANVVYRLRRQIKQIRGVELMGKINGAVGNYNAHLSAYPAIDWAANAKDFIEGLGLDWNPYTTQIEPHDYIAELYDAIARFNTILIDLDRDIWGYISLGYFKQKTVEGEVGSSTMPHKVNPIDFENSEGNLGIANALFSHLSAKLPISRWQRDLTDSTVLRNLGVGFAHSLIAYEATLKGLSKLEINPARLNEDLDHAWEVLAEPIQTVMRRYNIEKPYEKLKALTRGKAMTPDVIKAFVESLDIPDSAKAELMELTPGSYIGNATQQARDI, encoded by the coding sequence ATGGAACTCAACGCCCTGACCGCCATTTCCCCGGTGGATGGACGCTATGGCAGTAAAGTCAGCGTTTTCCGTGACATTTTCAGCGAATATGGCCTGATCAGGAACCGCGTGACCGTCGAACTCCGTTGGCTGCAAAAGCTCGCCGCCCATCCCGGGATTACCGAAGTCCCTGCCTTTTCTGCCGAAGCCAACCAGTACCTTGATGACATGGTTTCCGGCTTCAGCCTCGCCGATGCGGAGCGGATCAAGGGCATCGAACGCACCACCAATCACGACGTCAAGGCGGTGGAATACTTCATCAAGGAAAAGATCGCGGAAGTTCCCGAACTGCACGCTGTCACCGAATTTGTGCATTTCGCCTGCACCTCCGAAGATATCAATAACCTTTCCCACGCCCTGATGTTGCGAGAGGGGCTGGACCATGGCCTGCTTCCGGCCATGGACCGGGTGGTAGATCGGCTGGCCGAACTGGCCCACGAACACGCCGAACAGCCCATGCTGTCCCGCACCCATGGCCAGACCGCGTCGCCGTCGACCGTAGGCAAGGAACTGGCCAATGTGGTGTATCGCCTGCGCCGCCAGATAAAACAGATCCGTGGTGTGGAGCTGATGGGCAAGATCAACGGTGCCGTGGGTAACTACAACGCCCACCTGTCGGCCTACCCGGCCATCGACTGGGCCGCCAACGCAAAGGATTTCATTGAAGGCCTGGGTCTGGACTGGAACCCCTACACCACCCAGATCGAGCCCCACGACTACATCGCCGAGCTCTATGATGCCATTGCCCGCTTCAACACCATCCTGATTGATCTGGACCGTGATATCTGGGGCTACATTTCCCTGGGCTATTTCAAGCAGAAGACAGTAGAAGGCGAAGTAGGCTCGTCCACCATGCCCCACAAGGTCAACCCCATCGATTTCGAGAACTCCGAGGGTAACCTGGGCATCGCCAATGCCCTGTTCAGCCACCTGTCCGCCAAGCTGCCGATTTCCCGCTGGCAGCGTGACCTGACCGACTCCACGGTTCTGCGCAACCTCGGCGTCGGTTTCGCTCACAGCCTGATCGCCTATGAGGCGACACTGAAAGGCCTGAGCAAGCTGGAAATCAACCCGGCGCGGCTGAACGAAGACCTTGACCACGCCTGGGAAGTACTGGCGGAGCCCATTCAGACCGTCATGCGCCGCTATAACATCGAGAAGCCTTACGAAAAACTCAAGGCGCTGACCCGCGGCAAGGCCATGACTCCGGATGTTATCAAGGCCTTCGTGGAGTCGCTGGACATTCCCGACTCCGCCAAGGCAGAACTGATGGAACTGACACCGGGCAGCTACATCGGCAATGCCACTCAACAGGCGCGGGATATCTGA
- a CDS encoding cupin domain-containing protein: MTLPGGMPADEFLRNYWQKKPLVIRQAFPGFECPVSADELAGLACEEAVESRIVIESDHGKPWQLHNGPFEPERFSKLPESHWTLLVQGLDHWVPDISDLLDEFRFVPNWRLDDIMASYAPKGGSVGPHYDQYDVFLLQAQGHRRWTFGGHCDHTSPRVDGTPLRILSSWDGEETVTLAPGDMLYLPPGIGHHGVAEDDCITLSVGFRAPTIDDVLTGFTDFLCSQSDASEHLNDPDLQVQNNPGAIAPAVIDRLDHVIREKLTNKRQLALWFGQYSTLPKSLDIVVPAEEPVTPELLGELIAAGNPLRWNEGSRFAYHEGGGETALFVDGEQFLLRGDARPLAPLLCASARPDMSELAAFVAGDDTVAGLLSNLVNQGSLYFEQE, translated from the coding sequence ATGACATTGCCCGGCGGAATGCCCGCGGACGAATTCCTGAGAAACTACTGGCAAAAGAAGCCACTGGTGATCCGCCAGGCGTTTCCGGGCTTTGAGTGCCCGGTATCGGCGGATGAACTGGCCGGGCTGGCCTGCGAGGAAGCCGTCGAATCCCGCATTGTCATCGAGAGCGACCACGGCAAGCCCTGGCAGTTGCACAATGGCCCCTTTGAGCCAGAGCGCTTCAGCAAGCTGCCTGAAAGCCACTGGACATTGCTGGTACAGGGCCTTGACCACTGGGTTCCGGACATATCGGACCTGCTGGACGAATTCCGCTTCGTACCCAACTGGCGGCTGGACGACATCATGGCCAGCTACGCACCCAAAGGCGGCAGCGTGGGCCCCCACTATGATCAGTACGATGTGTTCCTGCTGCAGGCCCAGGGCCATCGGCGCTGGACCTTCGGCGGCCACTGCGATCACACCTCACCCCGGGTGGACGGTACACCGTTGCGGATTCTCAGTAGCTGGGATGGCGAGGAAACCGTGACCCTGGCGCCAGGCGACATGCTCTACCTGCCACCGGGCATTGGCCATCACGGCGTGGCCGAGGATGACTGTATTACCCTGTCCGTTGGCTTTCGTGCGCCCACCATTGACGATGTGCTCACGGGCTTCACGGACTTCCTGTGCAGTCAGTCGGATGCCTCAGAACATCTGAATGACCCCGACCTGCAGGTGCAGAATAATCCCGGCGCCATCGCTCCGGCAGTGATCGACCGCCTTGATCACGTGATTCGCGAAAAGCTTACCAACAAGCGCCAGTTAGCGCTGTGGTTTGGTCAGTACTCCACACTTCCCAAGAGCCTGGATATTGTAGTTCCGGCGGAAGAACCCGTGACACCTGAACTGCTCGGTGAACTTATAGCAGCCGGCAACCCGTTGCGCTGGAACGAAGGCTCCCGCTTCGCCTACCATGAAGGTGGGGGCGAAACGGCCCTGTTCGTGGATGGCGAACAGTTCCTGCTCCGTGGCGATGCCCGGCCTCTGGCACCCCTGCTATGCGCCAGCGCCAGACCGGATATGTCGGAACTGGCCGCATTTGTTGCCGGCGACGACACCGTCGCGGGGCTTCTGAGCAACCTCGTTAACCAGGGTTCGCTGTATTTCGAGCAAGAGTAA